A portion of the Flavobacterium limnophilum genome contains these proteins:
- a CDS encoding UDP-glucuronic acid decarboxylase family protein: MKRILITGAAGFLGSHLCDRFIKEGYFVIGMDNLITGDLKNIEHLFKLENFEFYHHDITKFVHVPGKLDYILHFASPASPIDYLKIPIQTLKVGSLGTHNLLGLARVKNARILIASTSEVYGDPLVHPQTEEYYGNVNTIGPRGVYDEAKRFQESITMAYHTFHGVETRIVRIFNTYGPRMRLNDGRVIPAFIGQALRGEDLTIFGDGMQTRSFCYVDDQVEGIFRLLHSDYVYPVNIGNPDEITIKDFAEEIIKLTGTNQKVVYHPLPINDPLQRQPDITKAKTLLGWEAKVNRAEGMKITYDYFKSLSTEELLKEEHKDFSKYIS, translated from the coding sequence ATGAAAAGAATACTTATTACTGGCGCAGCAGGATTTTTGGGATCACATCTTTGTGACCGTTTTATTAAGGAAGGTTATTTTGTTATCGGGATGGACAATCTCATCACGGGAGATTTAAAAAATATAGAACATTTGTTCAAATTGGAAAATTTCGAGTTTTACCATCACGATATAACCAAGTTTGTCCACGTTCCCGGAAAACTGGATTATATCCTTCATTTTGCTTCACCGGCAAGTCCAATTGATTACTTGAAAATACCAATTCAAACCCTGAAAGTGGGTTCTTTGGGAACACACAATCTTCTGGGATTGGCCAGAGTCAAAAATGCCAGAATCCTTATAGCATCTACTTCTGAGGTTTACGGTGATCCATTGGTTCATCCCCAAACCGAAGAATATTATGGAAACGTAAACACCATTGGACCAAGAGGCGTTTATGACGAAGCCAAGCGTTTCCAGGAATCCATCACGATGGCCTATCATACTTTTCACGGGGTGGAAACCAGAATTGTTAGAATTTTCAACACTTATGGGCCAAGAATGCGACTCAATGACGGTCGAGTTATTCCTGCTTTTATCGGGCAAGCGCTTCGTGGTGAAGACTTGACTATTTTTGGCGACGGAATGCAGACACGTTCTTTTTGCTATGTGGATGATCAAGTGGAAGGCATTTTCAGATTATTGCATTCGGATTATGTTTATCCGGTAAATATTGGAAATCCAGACGAAATTACCATCAAGGATTTTGCCGAAGAAATAATCAAATTAACGGGAACCAACCAAAAAGTAGTGTATCATCCGCTGCCGATAAACGACCCTTTGCAACGTCAGCCTGATATCACAAAGGCAAAAACATTACTGGGCTGGGAAGCCAAAGTGAATAGGGCAGAAGGGATGAAAATTACCTATGACTATTTCAAATCCTTGTCCACCGAAGAATTATTGAAAGAAGAACACAAAGATTTTTCCAAGTACATCAGCTAG
- a CDS encoding DUF4276 family protein has product MARIEILVEEPSMKEFLTILLPNVLNNQWNLNENYFIRSFEGKSDLQKNIPSKVKFLSNWNHEAVGVVIMQDQDSSDCKILKQKLINICDQNGNCPKLVRIICRELESWYLGDFLAVNKAYPSFKHQNYIHRSKFRIPDNCNAFDELKKILPEFQKVGGAKKIAPFIAISENKSESFKQTITGLIRFFESVKD; this is encoded by the coding sequence ATGGCAAGAATAGAAATATTAGTCGAAGAACCATCAATGAAAGAATTTTTAACCATTTTATTACCAAATGTTCTTAATAATCAATGGAACCTGAATGAAAATTACTTTATTAGAAGTTTTGAAGGTAAAAGTGATTTACAGAAAAATATACCATCTAAAGTAAAATTTTTAAGTAATTGGAATCACGAAGCAGTTGGGGTTGTTATTATGCAAGATCAAGACAGTTCGGATTGTAAAATTCTTAAACAAAAACTTATAAATATTTGTGACCAAAATGGGAATTGTCCTAAATTAGTTAGGATAATTTGTAGAGAGCTTGAGTCTTGGTATCTTGGTGATTTTTTGGCCGTAAACAAAGCCTATCCAAGTTTTAAACATCAAAATTATATACACCGGTCAAAATTTAGAATTCCAGATAATTGTAATGCTTTTGACGAGTTAAAAAAAATACTTCCTGAATTTCAAAAAGTTGGCGGAGCAAAAAAAATTGCTCCATTTATTGCCATAAGCGAAAATAAATCTGAAAGTTTTAAACAAACAATTACAGGTTTAATACGGTTTTTTGAAAGCGTAAAAGATTAA
- a CDS encoding glycosyltransferase family 4 protein — protein MEEILIISNYYPPEKGAAANRIEQLALKLHQNKYKVTVLCPLGNYPKGELFPEYKGKFSVTEKLENITVKRLWIYPSVSKNIFKRTLSVLSFASVLFFYLLTKKTPHKVVVQSPPLLLSFVSVLVLSLMRKKIILNVSDLWPLAAIELKALKKDSFSHQVSLFFERFIYSKATLIFGQSNEIITHIHSVFPEKECHLYRNFPDHQVEKMDLISSVNEPIKVFYAGLLGVAQGVYEMCQNIELENLNIELHIFGDGAEKWQIEDLIRQNPQKKIFFHGMLERSILHEKLKTFDIAIIPLKTRIYGSVPSKIFEYGALGFPVLYFGGGEGETIVKENNLGWIAKVGNFESLNTTLIEISKTGKESIQIMKQEVFDSTENHFNLDFQIKDLINKKVF, from the coding sequence ATGGAAGAAATCCTCATCATATCGAATTATTATCCACCTGAAAAAGGTGCTGCCGCCAATAGAATTGAGCAATTGGCGCTGAAATTACATCAAAATAAATACAAAGTTACGGTACTTTGTCCGCTTGGGAATTACCCAAAAGGGGAATTGTTTCCGGAATACAAAGGCAAATTTTCAGTGACGGAAAAACTTGAAAATATTACCGTAAAACGGCTTTGGATTTATCCGAGCGTGAGCAAAAACATCTTCAAAAGAACGCTCTCGGTTTTGTCGTTTGCGTCTGTGTTATTCTTTTATTTATTGACCAAAAAAACACCCCATAAAGTGGTTGTTCAATCGCCACCGTTGTTGTTGTCTTTTGTGTCGGTTTTGGTGCTTTCGCTAATGCGAAAAAAGATAATACTGAATGTTTCTGATTTGTGGCCATTGGCTGCCATTGAACTGAAAGCCTTGAAAAAAGACAGTTTTTCGCATCAAGTTTCCTTGTTTTTTGAACGGTTTATCTATTCGAAAGCTACTTTAATCTTTGGTCAATCCAACGAAATCATTACTCATATTCATTCGGTTTTTCCTGAAAAAGAATGCCATCTGTACCGTAATTTCCCAGACCATCAAGTAGAAAAAATGGATTTAATAAGTAGTGTAAACGAACCTATCAAAGTGTTTTACGCAGGATTGTTGGGCGTTGCTCAAGGAGTTTATGAAATGTGTCAAAACATTGAATTAGAAAATTTAAACATAGAATTACACATTTTTGGAGATGGTGCCGAAAAATGGCAAATTGAAGATTTAATTAGACAAAATCCGCAGAAAAAAATCTTTTTTCACGGAATGCTAGAACGCTCTATTCTGCACGAAAAACTCAAAACTTTTGATATTGCCATTATACCATTAAAAACAAGAATTTATGGCTCTGTGCCTTCTAAAATATTTGAATATGGTGCTTTGGGGTTTCCTGTGCTTTATTTTGGTGGTGGTGAAGGCGAAACGATTGTAAAAGAAAATAATTTGGGTTGGATTGCCAAGGTCGGAAATTTCGAAAGTTTAAATACTACATTGATTGAAATCTCAAAAACAGGAAAAGAATCCATTCAAATAATGAAACAAGAAGTATTTGATAGTACCGAAAATCATTTCAATCTCGATTTTCAAATTAAAGACCTAATCAATAAAAAAGTTTTTTAA
- a CDS encoding exopolysaccharide biosynthesis polyprenyl glycosylphosphotransferase, whose protein sequence is MKTKTGRYSGYIRPFSYLIDVIIINVLALYIFPFHANEIVYSILISSAWFIIAIYLGFYEVYRYTKVIAILNCTLKQGILFALFCLALELFYSDFYFQKRVVLFVFFSIILILFFKLFIYYFLRKFRVLYGGNSRKVVLLGNDENINPLKHFFTENPDYGYKLIKVFNQANHKKERIEECLSFVFDYGIDEIYCSMADLSDSQITDIIDFADNNLKTLKFIPNEKHILSLNAKYEYYDYIPVISLRNILQDETMNKVIKRVFDLVFSSLIIVGLLSWFMPIMALIIKMDSKGPVFFIQKRNGLNYKEFNCYKFRSMNLNDKADLDLASKNDVRITKVGKFIRKTSIDELPQFFNVFWGEMSVVGPRPHMVSVANLYAAKVDKFMVRHFVKPGITGLAQTKGYRGEVETDHDIINRVKYDIFYMENWSILLDIEIILKTIYNVIKGDEKAF, encoded by the coding sequence GTGAAGACTAAAACGGGAAGATATTCAGGCTATATTCGCCCTTTTTCATACTTGATTGATGTAATCATCATCAATGTATTGGCTTTGTATATATTCCCTTTTCATGCCAATGAAATTGTTTATTCGATTTTAATAAGTTCTGCTTGGTTTATTATTGCCATATATCTTGGTTTTTACGAAGTATATCGCTACACGAAGGTCATTGCAATCCTGAATTGTACCCTTAAGCAGGGAATTTTATTTGCCTTGTTTTGTTTGGCATTGGAGCTGTTTTATTCTGATTTTTACTTCCAAAAAAGAGTTGTTTTATTTGTTTTTTTCTCGATAATCTTGATTCTCTTTTTCAAACTTTTCATCTATTATTTTCTGAGAAAATTCAGGGTTTTGTATGGTGGAAATTCCAGAAAAGTCGTTTTGTTGGGAAATGATGAAAATATCAATCCGCTAAAACATTTCTTTACCGAAAATCCGGATTATGGATATAAATTAATAAAAGTATTTAATCAGGCAAACCATAAAAAGGAAAGAATCGAAGAATGCCTTTCCTTTGTTTTTGATTATGGAATAGACGAAATTTATTGTTCAATGGCCGACTTGTCGGACAGTCAAATTACTGACATCATTGATTTTGCCGACAATAATTTGAAAACATTGAAATTTATTCCCAATGAAAAACACATTCTTTCGTTGAATGCAAAATATGAATATTATGATTACATTCCCGTTATTTCTTTAAGGAATATTTTGCAGGACGAAACCATGAACAAAGTTATAAAGCGGGTTTTTGATCTTGTTTTTTCCTCTTTAATAATTGTGGGTTTGTTGTCGTGGTTTATGCCAATTATGGCTTTAATTATAAAAATGGATTCAAAAGGCCCCGTGTTTTTTATTCAAAAAAGAAATGGATTGAATTATAAGGAATTCAATTGTTACAAGTTCCGATCAATGAACTTAAATGATAAAGCCGATTTGGATTTGGCATCAAAAAACGATGTTCGAATAACTAAAGTCGGCAAGTTTATTCGAAAAACCAGTATTGACGAATTGCCTCAGTTTTTTAATGTTTTTTGGGGAGAAATGTCGGTAGTTGGGCCAAGACCACACATGGTAAGTGTTGCTAATTTATATGCTGCCAAAGTAGATAAATTTATGGTGCGTCATTTTGTTAAACCCGGAATCACGGGGCTTGCACAAACCAAAGGTTATCGAGGAGAAGTTGAAACCGACCATGATATCATCAATAGAGTAAAATATGATATTTTCTATATGGAAAATTGGTCCATTTTATTGGATATCGAAATCATTCTCAAAACTATTTATAATGTTATAAAAGGAGACGAAAAAGCCTTTTAA
- a CDS encoding DUF6909 family protein, producing MKEMKNTSRSRAQESSAAIEKMYITMRHLFNRGFYKPMGISGDTLREALLALRPEIYGNIGEEKVELNGLLYVIERLPVGIEECRFINLTSDEGYSKSHFQAIVPPKRKRNCYRIDEEQMNVEITRGRSDIYDILTHLTFIFIESHKIRNRVLLDDAGEVSRDWQKLEIAVSQKKKLTQIEKEKAVSHAANILGRTFIEVLDIYDAFGSELSPDRFLHVIYWLGKLAIEEIVDDNKRTITFSPILRERLGHHIHGEIWATNIKEVLKEKKLLDRPIHVISANMHSVMNSIFATTVLKTKFKDKSDFFIYEELSKSGANELRDKVEEFAKQHGMISLPDAASGTNIDVQIFDTAKIDWAKSSFPTAKTGDKKPVIIVMDYAFGEQAYETIDELLKPFKKNNSLLNVESVSIMGKAGILEGGKGDIMIPSAHINEGTADNYFFHNELSAEMFASDGIPVFEGPMVTVLGTSLQNKDLLKFFHESTWGVIGLEMEGSYYQKAIQSASKIRKSIPHDVKVRYAYYASDNPLETGSTLASGGLGTTGVKPTYLITIKILEQIFNVK from the coding sequence ATGAAGGAAATGAAAAACACATCAAGATCCAGAGCACAAGAATCCTCGGCGGCAATCGAAAAAATGTATATCACGATGCGCCATTTGTTCAACCGTGGTTTTTATAAACCAATGGGTATTTCGGGCGATACGTTGCGAGAAGCTTTGTTGGCTTTGCGACCAGAAATTTACGGAAATATAGGCGAAGAAAAAGTAGAATTGAACGGGCTTTTATACGTTATCGAACGTCTTCCGGTTGGAATCGAGGAATGTAGATTCATCAATTTGACATCGGACGAAGGCTACTCAAAATCGCATTTTCAAGCCATTGTTCCTCCTAAAAGGAAAAGAAATTGTTACCGCATTGATGAAGAGCAAATGAATGTCGAAATAACGCGAGGACGCTCGGACATCTATGATATTTTGACCCATTTGACCTTTATTTTCATCGAATCCCACAAAATTAGAAACAGGGTTTTACTCGATGATGCCGGCGAAGTTTCTCGCGATTGGCAAAAACTGGAAATAGCGGTTTCTCAAAAGAAAAAGCTGACACAAATCGAAAAAGAGAAAGCCGTTTCCCATGCGGCCAACATTCTGGGCAGGACATTTATCGAAGTTTTGGACATCTATGACGCCTTTGGATCGGAATTGTCGCCAGATCGTTTCTTGCACGTTATTTATTGGTTGGGGAAATTGGCAATAGAAGAAATAGTTGATGACAACAAAAGAACCATAACATTTAGCCCGATTTTGAGGGAACGATTAGGACACCACATTCACGGCGAAATTTGGGCAACAAACATCAAGGAAGTTTTAAAAGAGAAGAAACTTTTAGACAGACCAATTCACGTTATCAGTGCCAATATGCACAGCGTGATGAACTCCATCTTTGCCACGACGGTATTGAAAACCAAGTTCAAGGACAAATCCGATTTCTTTATTTATGAAGAATTGAGCAAATCTGGTGCGAATGAACTTAGAGACAAAGTGGAGGAATTTGCAAAACAACACGGAATGATTTCACTTCCGGACGCAGCTTCCGGAACTAATATTGACGTGCAAATTTTTGACACCGCTAAAATAGATTGGGCTAAATCATCGTTTCCAACAGCAAAAACCGGCGACAAGAAACCGGTAATAATCGTGATGGATTATGCCTTTGGCGAACAAGCTTACGAAACCATCGACGAATTATTGAAGCCTTTCAAGAAAAACAACAGCTTGCTTAACGTGGAATCGGTTTCGATAATGGGGAAAGCGGGAATTCTCGAAGGCGGAAAAGGTGACATCATGATTCCTTCGGCACACATCAATGAAGGGACGGCAGACAATTATTTTTTCCATAACGAATTGTCCGCAGAAATGTTTGCATCCGATGGAATTCCAGTTTTTGAAGGACCAATGGTTACCGTGTTGGGAACCTCATTACAGAACAAGGATTTGTTGAAGTTCTTCCACGAATCGACTTGGGGCGTGATAGGTTTAGAAATGGAAGGTTCCTATTATCAAAAAGCCATTCAATCGGCATCCAAAATCAGGAAAAGCATTCCCCACGACGTGAAAGTGAGATATGCTTATTATGCATCGGACAATCCTTTGGAAACCGGAAGTACATTGGCTTCAGGTGGTTTGGGAACAACGGGTGTAAAACCCACTTATTTGATTACCATCAAGATTTTGGAACAAATTTTTAACGTGAAATAA
- a CDS encoding carboxypeptidase-like regulatory domain-containing protein, producing MEKRLFLALVLVTFSLSAQIKGVVKDSLSGKPIPYVNIWVQNENIGSTSEENGTFFINTTAKGKKLIFSTLGYEKKIIKASEASIVNLKPTAYSLEEVVISKSIGTKSVEIGKTKNGMYQAFDNGPKIDTKFFPYSSSYKKTKYLKQVTIYTDSRIEDAIIKIHFYNLDSNGFPADELLDKDFVVTVKKGTRINRFDLTKFNLKFPKNGLFVGFEKLMIEKNKTEKTITDLNTNITQVQKTYFPFILYNYVEREFLYTFSGGKWNRQANQNSEKMMINEPLITLILSN from the coding sequence ATGGAGAAGAGACTTTTTTTAGCATTGGTTTTGGTTACATTTTCTCTTTCGGCACAGATAAAAGGAGTTGTAAAAGACAGCCTTTCCGGAAAACCAATTCCCTATGTCAATATTTGGGTTCAGAACGAAAATATTGGATCAACTTCAGAGGAAAATGGCACTTTTTTCATCAATACAACCGCAAAAGGGAAGAAATTGATTTTTTCTACACTTGGCTACGAAAAGAAAATCATCAAGGCTTCGGAAGCTTCGATAGTGAATTTGAAACCAACGGCTTATTCACTTGAAGAGGTCGTGATTTCAAAAAGCATTGGAACCAAAAGTGTTGAAATTGGCAAAACCAAAAACGGAATGTATCAAGCATTTGATAACGGTCCAAAGATCGACACTAAATTTTTTCCTTATTCGTCTTCCTATAAAAAGACAAAATATTTAAAGCAGGTTACCATTTATACCGACAGCAGGATTGAAGACGCCATCATTAAAATTCATTTTTACAACCTGGATTCCAATGGTTTTCCTGCCGATGAATTGCTGGACAAAGACTTTGTCGTAACGGTCAAGAAAGGAACAAGAATCAACCGATTTGATTTGACGAAATTCAATTTAAAATTTCCAAAAAACGGTCTTTTTGTTGGATTCGAAAAATTAATGATAGAAAAGAACAAAACCGAAAAAACCATCACCGATTTGAATACCAATATAACTCAAGTACAAAAAACGTATTTTCCCTTCATTTTGTACAATTATGTGGAAAGGGAATTTTTATATACTTTTTCGGGCGGAAAATGGAACCGCCAAGCAAATCAGAATTCTGAAAAAATGATGATAAATGAGCCATTGATAACGCTAATTTTATCTAACTAA
- the wecB gene encoding non-hydrolyzing UDP-N-acetylglucosamine 2-epimerase: MKITIVAGARPNFIKIAPIIKAIEKKQDEGANVSYRLVHTGQHYDKNLSDTFFEELNIPKPNSNLEVKSGSQAEQTGAIMVAFEKELQQNPCDLVLVVGDVNSTMACAIVAKKQNIKVAHVEAGIRSGDMTMPEEINRIVTDSITDYFFTTSTSASENLLKYGVEKSNIHFVGNVMIDTLYQNLDRILEPVFWKEYQLETGNYIILTLHRPSNVDEEQSLIQLLKGIDKLAGDKKVIFPIHPRTKAILGETNLDLKNILFVEPQGYLNFMYLIKNSFAVITDSGGISEETTVMGIPCFTMRNNTERPETQSIGTNTLVGTSVENLQKLFGEFLQNGKRKARIPELWDGKASERIIEILLTKN, from the coding sequence ATGAAAATAACCATAGTCGCAGGCGCAAGACCAAATTTCATCAAAATCGCACCCATCATCAAAGCGATTGAAAAAAAGCAAGACGAAGGAGCCAATGTTTCCTATCGTTTGGTGCATACGGGTCAGCATTATGACAAAAACTTGAGCGATACTTTTTTCGAAGAATTGAATATTCCCAAACCCAACAGCAATCTGGAAGTGAAAAGCGGTTCGCAAGCGGAACAAACTGGAGCGATTATGGTCGCTTTTGAAAAAGAATTACAGCAAAATCCCTGCGATTTGGTTTTGGTGGTTGGCGATGTCAATTCGACGATGGCTTGTGCGATTGTAGCCAAAAAACAAAACATAAAAGTCGCCCACGTCGAAGCCGGAATTCGCTCCGGCGACATGACAATGCCCGAAGAAATCAACCGAATCGTTACGGATAGTATTACCGATTATTTCTTTACCACCTCAACTTCGGCTTCCGAAAACCTGTTGAAATATGGAGTGGAAAAATCCAATATTCATTTTGTGGGCAACGTGATGATTGATACTTTATACCAAAATTTGGACAGAATTTTGGAACCTGTTTTTTGGAAGGAATATCAATTAGAAACAGGAAATTATATCATCTTAACTCTGCATCGCCCGTCAAATGTGGATGAAGAACAATCTTTAATTCAATTGTTAAAAGGAATTGATAAACTAGCTGGCGACAAAAAAGTGATTTTCCCGATTCATCCCAGAACGAAAGCGATTCTTGGTGAAACGAATTTAGACTTGAAAAACATACTTTTTGTAGAGCCACAAGGCTATTTGAATTTTATGTACCTCATCAAAAATAGTTTTGCCGTAATTACGGATTCTGGTGGAATTTCGGAAGAAACTACCGTGATGGGAATTCCGTGTTTTACGATGCGAAACAACACCGAAAGACCCGAAACGCAAAGCATTGGCACCAATACTTTGGTAGGGACATCGGTAGAAAATCTACAAAAATTATTTGGTGAATTTCTTCAAAATGGAAAACGAAAAGCCAGAATTCCAGAACTTTGGGACGGAAAAGCTTCGGAGCGAATTATTGAGATACTACTAACAAAAAATTAA
- a CDS encoding ORF6N domain-containing protein translates to MENEILLSEELISNKIYFIRNQKVMIDVDLSELYNIETKRLNEQVKRNLSRFPDDFMFQLTENEFQNLKSQFATSSWGGTRKLPSVFTEHGVLMLSSVLKSDKAIQTNIQIMRIFSKVRQMLLDTTDLKIDILQIQKKLENHDKNIELVFSYLDELSEKKENETPRTKIGYKK, encoded by the coding sequence ATGGAAAACGAAATACTACTTTCTGAAGAATTAATTTCTAATAAAATTTACTTTATTAGAAACCAAAAAGTGATGATTGATGTTGACTTATCTGAACTTTATAACATTGAAACTAAAAGATTAAATGAACAGGTAAAAAGGAACTTGTCTCGATTTCCTGATGATTTTATGTTTCAATTAACCGAAAATGAATTTCAAAACTTGAAGTCGCAATTTGCGACTTCAAGTTGGGGAGGAACTCGTAAATTACCATCTGTTTTTACTGAACACGGCGTTCTTATGTTGTCGAGTGTTTTGAAAAGTGACAAAGCCATTCAGACCAATATACAAATTATGAGAATATTTTCGAAAGTGAGACAAATGCTTTTGGATACCACCGATTTAAAAATAGATATTCTTCAAATTCAAAAAAAATTGGAAAATCACGACAAAAATATCGAATTGGTTTTCTCTTATTTAGATGAATTGTCAGAGAAAAAAGAAAATGAAACTCCAAGGACAAAAATTGGTTACAAAAAGTAA